A section of the Pseudomonadota bacterium genome encodes:
- a CDS encoding NAD(P)H-dependent oxidoreductase subunit E: protein MAVNPVQGGIWKKKGTGKSRKQPKGRQSSDRALQEVSELLADRPRNRDLLIEFLHLIQDAYGHLSADHIAALAGELRLAQTEVYEVATFYAHFDVVREDDTPPPALTIRVCDSLSCEMAGADQLAKALADNLDPAEIRVLRAPCMGRCDTAPVLELGHNHIDHATPEKVSAAIEAGETHPHVPEYEAFEAYCASGGYTQLAALRDHGDWEAVQASVLDSGLRGLGGAGFPSGKKWGFVRANPGPRYLAVNGDEGEPGTFKDRYYLERTPHLFLEGMLIAAWAVEADKAFIYLRDEYPVVREILLREIDALEDAGIVAPGYIDLRRGAGAYICGEESAMIESIEGKRGLPRHRPPFVAQVGIFGRPTLVHNIETLLWVARVCREGPEVLSSTEKNGRKGLRSYSVSGRVKRPGVHLLPAGSTILDIIDACGGMLDGHAFKAYQPGGPSSGLLPASIDDVPLDFDTLQPLGTFIGSAAVVVLSDQDSAKVAALNMLRFFEKESCGQCTPCRAGCEKAVKLMQAPSWDQDLLTDLCQVMGDASICGLGQAASNPIRSMMKHFGEEI, encoded by the coding sequence ATGGCGGTCAACCCCGTCCAGGGCGGCATCTGGAAGAAAAAGGGCACCGGCAAGTCCCGCAAGCAGCCCAAAGGCCGCCAGAGCAGCGATCGGGCCTTGCAGGAGGTCTCCGAGCTGCTGGCGGATCGCCCCCGAAACCGCGACCTGTTGATCGAATTCCTGCACCTGATCCAGGACGCCTATGGGCATTTGTCGGCTGACCATATTGCTGCGTTGGCCGGTGAGCTGCGGCTCGCGCAGACCGAGGTCTACGAGGTCGCGACCTTTTACGCCCACTTCGACGTGGTGCGCGAGGACGACACACCGCCCCCGGCGCTGACGATCCGTGTCTGCGACTCGCTCTCCTGCGAGATGGCGGGTGCCGACCAGCTCGCCAAAGCGCTCGCAGACAACCTCGACCCGGCCGAGATCCGGGTGCTGCGTGCGCCGTGCATGGGGCGCTGCGACACCGCACCCGTACTCGAGCTCGGCCACAACCACATCGACCACGCCACGCCCGAGAAAGTCTCGGCAGCGATCGAGGCCGGCGAGACCCACCCGCACGTGCCCGAATACGAGGCGTTCGAGGCGTACTGCGCGAGCGGCGGTTACACGCAGCTTGCAGCGCTGCGCGACCACGGCGATTGGGAGGCGGTCCAGGCGTCCGTGCTCGACAGCGGCCTCAGGGGACTGGGCGGCGCGGGTTTCCCCTCGGGCAAAAAGTGGGGTTTCGTCAGGGCCAATCCGGGACCGCGCTACCTCGCGGTGAACGGGGATGAGGGCGAGCCTGGCACCTTCAAGGACCGCTACTATCTCGAACGCACGCCGCACCTCTTCCTTGAAGGCATGCTGATTGCCGCCTGGGCAGTGGAGGCAGACAAGGCCTTCATTTACCTGCGCGACGAATACCCGGTGGTGCGCGAAATCTTGTTGCGCGAAATCGACGCGCTGGAGGACGCCGGCATCGTCGCACCCGGATACATCGACCTGCGGCGTGGCGCGGGTGCGTACATCTGCGGCGAAGAGAGTGCCATGATCGAGAGCATCGAAGGCAAACGCGGCCTGCCGCGACACCGACCGCCGTTCGTTGCGCAGGTCGGCATCTTCGGACGCCCGACCCTGGTGCACAACATCGAGACGCTGCTCTGGGTTGCGCGGGTCTGCCGCGAGGGGCCCGAAGTGCTGTCCAGCACCGAGAAAAACGGCCGCAAGGGCTTGCGCAGCTATTCGGTTTCCGGACGCGTGAAGCGCCCGGGCGTGCACCTTCTGCCCGCCGGGTCGACCATTCTCGACATCATCGACGCCTGCGGCGGCATGCTGGACGGGCACGCGTTCAAGGCGTACCAACCCGGCGGCCCCTCCTCGGGTCTTCTGCCGGCTTCCATCGATGACGTCCCACTCGATTTCGACACGTTGCAACCGCTGGGCACGTTTATCGGCTCGGCAGCGGTGGTGGTCCTGTCCGATCAGGACAGCGCAAAGGTTGCGGCGCTCAACATGCTGCGATTCTTCGAGAAAGAGAGCTGTGGACAGTGCACGCCGTGCCGGGCAGGCTGCGAGAAAGCCGTTAAACTGATGCAGGCACCGAGCTGGGATCAGGACCTGCTCACCGACCTGTGTCAGGTCATGGGCGACGCGTCGATCTGCGGCTTGGGGCAAGCGGCGTCGAACCCCATCCGCTCGATGATGAAACACTTCGGGGAGGAGATCTGA
- the fdhF gene encoding formate dehydrogenase subunit alpha yields the protein MLQNAQVNLITITLDGEEVSVPQGTTLWEAARSRGQKIPHLCHKPAKGYTPDGNCRACMVEVEGERTLVASCIRTVSEGMVVRTESERARKSREMVLELLVADQPEIKHDASSHFWDMAALNGVSESRFPSKQPEHVPLLDASHVAMRVNLDACINCNLCVRACRDVQVNDVIGMAGRGATSKVVFDQDDPMGASSCVACGECVQACPTGALMPATVLDAQQAGDSKDFDREVKSVCPYCGVGCQISFKVKDDKIKYVEGIDGPANENRLCVKGRFGFDYIHHPHRLTKPLIRRTDAPAKGLNVDPANWQTHFREASWDEALDFAAGGMAKLRAQKPTYIAGFGSAKCSNEEAYLFQKLIRQGFGHNNVDHCTRLCHASSVAALLENVGSGAVSATFNEIENADVAIAIGCNPLENHPVAATYFKQFTKRGGKLIVMDPRGHGLKRFASHMLQFKPGADVSMLNAIMHTIVEEKLYDRQYIQAMTENWDAMKTHLKGFSPEKMAPICGIEAHVLRDVARTFAGANAAMIFWGMGVSQHIHGTDNSRCLISLALMCGQVGRPGAGLHPLRGQNNVQGASDAGLIPMFLPDYQSVMDDGVRSAFTDVWQSGDFSNQKGLTVVEIMDAIHAGDIRSMYILGENPAMSDPDADHARDALAKLEHLVVQDIFLTETANFADVILPSSAWYEKSGTVTNTNRQVQMGRPVTPPPGDAKEDWWIEVELAKRLGLNWHYTHPSEVFAEMKLNMSSLDNITWERLEKTAVTYPSLSPEDPGQSIVFVEGFPRPDGRAKFTPANVIPPDEKPDTEYPFVLITGRQLEHWHTGSMTRRSKVLDSVEPEANCSMHPRSLRELGLEPGDYAQLTTRRGSVSVMVRADRAVAEGNVFLPFAYVEAAANILTNPALDPFGKIPEFKFSAVRVEKAPDVSLAAVGR from the coding sequence ATGCTCCAGAATGCGCAGGTCAACTTGATCACGATCACGCTGGACGGCGAAGAAGTCAGCGTGCCGCAGGGCACCACGCTCTGGGAAGCCGCTCGATCTCGCGGTCAGAAAATCCCCCACCTGTGCCACAAGCCCGCCAAGGGCTACACACCCGACGGCAACTGCCGCGCGTGCATGGTAGAGGTCGAGGGCGAACGCACCCTGGTCGCGTCGTGCATCCGCACGGTTTCTGAAGGCATGGTGGTCCGAACCGAATCTGAACGCGCCAGAAAGTCGCGTGAAATGGTGCTCGAGCTGTTGGTCGCAGACCAACCCGAGATCAAGCACGACGCCTCGTCGCATTTTTGGGATATGGCTGCCCTCAACGGCGTCAGCGAGAGTCGGTTCCCGTCGAAACAACCGGAGCACGTCCCCCTCCTCGATGCCAGCCACGTCGCCATGCGCGTCAACCTCGACGCCTGCATCAACTGCAACCTCTGCGTGCGCGCCTGCCGCGACGTTCAGGTCAACGACGTTATCGGCATGGCGGGCCGCGGAGCCACATCGAAAGTCGTCTTCGATCAGGACGACCCGATGGGTGCATCCTCGTGTGTGGCGTGTGGCGAGTGCGTTCAAGCCTGTCCGACCGGTGCCCTGATGCCCGCCACAGTGTTGGACGCGCAGCAGGCCGGCGACAGCAAGGATTTCGACCGCGAAGTGAAGAGCGTGTGCCCCTACTGCGGGGTCGGTTGCCAGATCAGCTTCAAGGTCAAGGACGACAAGATCAAGTACGTCGAGGGCATCGATGGCCCCGCCAACGAAAACCGCCTGTGCGTGAAGGGACGCTTCGGCTTCGACTACATCCACCACCCGCACCGCCTGACCAAGCCGCTGATCCGCCGCACCGACGCGCCGGCCAAGGGGTTGAACGTCGACCCGGCCAACTGGCAGACGCACTTTCGTGAAGCGAGCTGGGACGAGGCGCTCGATTTCGCCGCCGGCGGCATGGCGAAGCTGCGCGCGCAGAAACCCACCTACATCGCCGGCTTCGGCTCGGCAAAGTGCTCGAACGAAGAGGCCTACCTCTTCCAGAAACTCATCCGCCAGGGCTTTGGCCACAACAACGTGGACCACTGCACCCGCCTGTGCCACGCGTCTTCGGTAGCGGCGTTGCTGGAAAACGTCGGGTCCGGTGCCGTGTCGGCCACGTTCAACGAAATCGAGAATGCCGACGTCGCGATCGCGATCGGCTGCAACCCGCTCGAAAACCACCCCGTCGCGGCGACCTACTTCAAACAGTTCACAAAGCGCGGCGGCAAACTCATCGTCATGGATCCGCGCGGGCACGGGCTCAAGCGGTTTGCCAGCCACATGCTGCAATTCAAGCCTGGCGCCGACGTCTCGATGCTCAACGCGATCATGCACACGATCGTCGAGGAGAAACTCTACGATCGTCAGTACATTCAGGCCATGACCGAAAACTGGGATGCAATGAAGACGCATCTCAAGGGATTCTCACCCGAGAAGATGGCGCCGATCTGCGGCATCGAGGCACACGTTCTGCGCGACGTCGCGCGCACATTTGCCGGTGCCAACGCGGCGATGATCTTCTGGGGCATGGGCGTCTCCCAGCACATTCACGGCACCGACAATTCACGCTGCCTGATTTCGCTGGCACTGATGTGCGGACAAGTGGGTCGGCCGGGCGCCGGACTGCACCCGCTACGCGGACAGAACAACGTCCAGGGCGCCTCCGATGCCGGACTGATTCCGATGTTCCTGCCGGACTACCAGAGCGTGATGGACGACGGCGTGCGCTCGGCTTTCACCGACGTCTGGCAGTCCGGGGATTTCTCGAACCAGAAGGGCCTCACCGTGGTCGAGATCATGGATGCGATACACGCAGGCGACATCCGCAGCATGTACATCCTCGGCGAGAACCCGGCCATGTCGGACCCGGATGCAGACCACGCACGCGACGCCCTCGCCAAGTTGGAACACCTGGTCGTACAGGACATCTTCCTGACCGAAACGGCCAATTTCGCTGATGTCATCCTGCCGTCCTCGGCCTGGTATGAAAAATCCGGCACCGTGACCAACACCAACCGGCAGGTTCAGATGGGTCGGCCTGTTACACCGCCTCCGGGTGACGCGAAAGAGGACTGGTGGATCGAAGTGGAGCTGGCCAAGCGGCTGGGCTTGAACTGGCACTACACGCACCCGTCCGAGGTGTTCGCCGAGATGAAGCTCAACATGTCTTCGCTCGACAACATCACGTGGGAGCGGTTGGAGAAAACCGCCGTCACCTACCCCTCGCTCAGCCCCGAAGACCCCGGCCAGTCGATCGTGTTCGTCGAAGGCTTCCCGCGTCCGGATGGACGCGCGAAGTTCACGCCAGCCAACGTGATCCCACCGGACGAGAAGCCGGACACCGAATACCCGTTCGTGCTGATCACCGGTCGTCAGCTCGAGCATTGGCACACCGGCTCGATGACGCGCCGGTCGAAGGTGCTCGACTCTGTGGAACCCGAGGCAAACTGCTCGATGCACCCACGCAGCCTGCGCGAATTGGGGCTTGAGCCCGGCGACTACGCGCAACTGACAACACGGCGTGGCAGCGTCAGTGTCATGGTGCGCGCTGACCGCGCTGTGGCGGAGGGCAACGTGTTCCTGCCCTTCGCCTACGTCGAAGCGGCAGCCAATATTCTCACCAATCCGGCACTCGACCCGTTTGGCAAGATTCCGGAGTTCAAGTTCTCGGCGGTGCGGGTCGAGAAGGCGCCCGACGTGTCTCTGGCAGCGGTCGGGCGCTGA
- a CDS encoding branched-chain amino acid ABC transporter permease, with the protein MRASPVFMSYTRGDLSNLVVLMVLGFAVIPMIVQTYYWYSSILIPWLCLSLAAIGQQIVMGYAGQLALGAAGFMAAGAFALFNLELRLPFLGFPINLMLSGLVAAAFGILFGLPSLRVRGIYLMVATLASQFFIIWMIDKFGWFKNYDTSGIITAQDIVILGTEFTSPLEMYLVVLVVVTIMTFLAVNMTRGSTGRNWMAVRDMDIAAESMGISLLKTKLQAFAISAFFCGVAGALFAFTYLKSMEPVAFDIKLSFRILFMVILGGLGTINGAFIGAAFILLFPVVLNTLGNDIFHGMIDATIISSIELVVFGLLIIVFMIYEPLGMAKLWSNLKARFTARRSSGHGVARPQKSS; encoded by the coding sequence ATGCGAGCTTCACCCGTTTTCATGAGCTACACGCGGGGCGATCTGTCAAACCTCGTGGTGTTGATGGTCCTGGGCTTTGCGGTCATACCGATGATCGTGCAGACCTACTACTGGTATTCGTCCATTCTGATTCCCTGGTTGTGCCTGTCGCTGGCCGCCATTGGACAGCAGATCGTCATGGGGTACGCGGGACAACTCGCCCTCGGTGCGGCGGGCTTCATGGCAGCTGGAGCGTTTGCGCTGTTCAACCTCGAGCTGCGGTTGCCGTTTCTCGGTTTTCCGATCAACCTGATGCTGTCGGGTCTGGTGGCGGCGGCGTTCGGCATCCTGTTCGGACTGCCGTCGCTGCGAGTGCGTGGCATCTACCTGATGGTGGCGACCCTGGCATCGCAGTTCTTCATCATCTGGATGATCGACAAGTTCGGTTGGTTCAAGAACTACGACACGTCCGGCATCATCACCGCGCAGGATATCGTGATCCTCGGCACGGAATTCACTTCTCCGCTCGAGATGTACCTGGTGGTCCTGGTCGTGGTGACGATCATGACATTCCTCGCAGTCAACATGACACGCGGCAGCACGGGTCGAAACTGGATGGCCGTTCGCGACATGGACATTGCTGCCGAGAGCATGGGGATCTCGCTGTTGAAGACGAAGTTGCAGGCCTTTGCGATCTCGGCGTTCTTCTGCGGCGTGGCCGGTGCGCTTTTCGCGTTCACCTATCTGAAGTCGATGGAGCCCGTGGCCTTCGACATCAAGCTCAGTTTCCGCATTCTGTTCATGGTGATCCTGGGTGGCCTGGGCACGATCAACGGGGCGTTTATCGGCGCGGCTTTCATTCTGCTGTTTCCGGTGGTTCTCAATACCCTGGGCAACGATATCTTCCACGGGATGATCGATGCCACCATCATCTCGTCGATCGAGCTTGTGGTATTCGGACTGCTGATCATTGTGTTCATGATCTACGAGCCGCTCGGCATGGCCAAGCTGTGGTCCAATCTCAAAGCCCGTTTCACCGCGCGACGGTCATCCGGGCACGGTGTTGCAAGGCCGCAAAAAAGCAGTTGA
- a CDS encoding branched-chain amino acid ABC transporter permease, whose translation MTDFLFFIEVVVAGLLAGTMYSLVALGFVLIYKASSTFNFAQGAMVFFAVLSFVGFMELGLPFVVAFFVTIALMALVGLATERFVLKPLRNESEDTLLMATIGLGFVLEGLAQAAWGVEVRRLDLGIGDFPIQWIIDTTGLFISALDLTAGLVAAVLIIALALLFKYTKMGLGLRAVADDPGAASSIGIPLSSIMLLVWTSAGIVALVAGMMWGARAGVQFALVDLALKALPVLIIGGFSSIPGAIVGGLIIGATEKVLEVYIGPYFGGAIEGWAPFVLAIFFLLWRPEGLFGEKIIRRV comes from the coding sequence ATGACTGACTTTCTGTTTTTCATCGAGGTCGTTGTAGCCGGTCTGCTGGCCGGAACGATGTACTCGCTCGTGGCCTTGGGTTTCGTGCTGATCTACAAGGCGTCTTCAACGTTCAACTTTGCGCAAGGCGCCATGGTGTTCTTCGCGGTGCTGTCTTTTGTCGGGTTCATGGAGCTGGGACTGCCGTTTGTGGTGGCCTTCTTCGTGACCATCGCGCTGATGGCGTTGGTCGGCTTGGCGACAGAGCGCTTCGTGTTGAAGCCATTGCGCAACGAGAGCGAGGACACCTTGCTGATGGCCACCATCGGGCTCGGCTTCGTTCTTGAGGGCCTTGCGCAGGCCGCCTGGGGTGTCGAAGTGCGGCGGCTGGATCTCGGCATTGGCGATTTTCCCATCCAGTGGATCATTGACACGACAGGACTGTTCATATCGGCGCTCGATCTCACTGCCGGCCTGGTTGCCGCGGTGTTGATCATCGCCCTCGCTCTGCTGTTCAAGTACACCAAGATGGGGCTCGGCTTACGTGCGGTTGCTGACGACCCGGGGGCCGCCAGTTCCATTGGTATCCCGCTGAGCAGCATCATGCTGCTGGTGTGGACGTCAGCGGGCATTGTCGCGCTGGTCGCCGGCATGATGTGGGGCGCGCGCGCAGGGGTTCAGTTCGCACTGGTCGATCTCGCGCTCAAGGCACTGCCCGTGCTGATCATCGGCGGCTTCTCGTCGATTCCCGGCGCGATCGTTGGCGGCCTCATCATTGGCGCGACCGAGAAGGTGCTCGAGGTCTACATCGGCCCGTACTTCGGTGGTGCGATAGAAGGCTGGGCGCCTTTTGTTCTCGCGATCTTCTTTCTGCTGTGGCGGCCCGAGGGACTGTTCGGCGAGAAGATCATCAGGCGCGTATAA